The proteins below are encoded in one region of Glandiceps talaboti chromosome 17, keGlaTala1.1, whole genome shotgun sequence:
- the LOC144448371 gene encoding uncharacterized protein LOC144448371 — protein sequence MEKFSLFSLSILYLFVRTATGDVSKGVIACTDCERTCQNVTTEECAYLFTTPKLELASECPAEVNVQTQDQVDKLQDKFTAYREKVEEQTAYIIKRHENYLEREAKLLEIDRHLRQQQHDYYKTIISLQRRKTELESQKEDLTEEIYRLRTELEDLRNQGCNSTSTEYKYDYTELLYKSLLFYEAQRSGYLPPDNRIPWRGDSAVDDRGANGEDLSGGYYDAGDHLKLGHPAAFAAATLAWGFIEYKDAYEISGQVKYMLDCLRWFSDFFIKCHTAENEFYVQVGDTLPDHQYWGNPEDMTMARPAYAVNETSPGSDCVGGTAAAMAAIAIAFKDYDANYSAIVLEEAKSLFRFADTYRGIYSDSVPEAAVYQSNGYVDELVFASLWIYRATEEQQYLDYALNMYSDLTNGRPYAYSWDNKIAGIRLLLWKFVKHEHSHRMTEAFVDNWMPDKRLPYTPLGMVFRDTWGPLRYSAATAFIALLAADYGIKPDIYRPWAIDQMGYILGDTGRSFVCGYGVNPPQNPHHRGSSCMPAPARCGWGQRGHNSPNPNPNILYGALVGGPDQSDVFKDDRKDYAQSEVALDFNAGFQSALAALKHLQLEGLYPVD from the exons ATGGAgaagttttctttattttccttGTCTATTCTGTACTTGTTTGTCCGTACAGCAACTGGAGATGTTTCAAAAGGGGTAATTGCGTGCACGGACTGCGAAAGGACCTGTCAAAACGTAACGACCGAAGAGTGTGCGTATTTGTTCACAACTCCAAAACTCGAACTGGCTTCGGAGTGTCCAGCCGAGGTAAATGTTCAGACACAAGACCAGGTTGACAAGTTGCAGGATAAGTTTACAGCATACAGAGAGAAGGTGGAAGAACAGACTGCGTACATTATCAAAAGACACGAGAACTACTTGGAACGTGAGGCCAAGTTACTCGAAATTGACAGACATCTTCGACAGCAGCAGCATGACTACTACAAAACTATCATCAGCTTACAACGTCGTAAAACGGAACTCGAATCACAAAAAGAGGACCTCACGGAGGAGATTTATAGACTGAGAACTGAACTAGAGGATTTAAGAAATCAAGGGTGTAACAGTACTAGCACAG AATATAAATATGACTATACAGAACTACTTTACAAATCGTTGTTATTTTATGAGGCACAGCGTTCTGGGTATTTACCACCTGATAATAGAATACCATGGAGAGGAGACTCTGCAGTTGACGACAGAGGTGCCAATGGTGAAGATCTCAGCGGTGGATATTACGACG CGGGCGATCATCTAAAACTAGGCCACCCTGCCGCCTTTGCTGCCGCTACGTTGGCATGGGGATTTATTGAGTATAAAGACGCTTATGAAATATCAGGACAAGTGAAGTACATGTTGGACTGTCTAAGATGgttttctgatttttttattaaatgtcaCACTGCAGAAAATGAGTTCTATGTACAG GTTGGTGACACTCTTCCTGATCACCAGTACTGGGGTAATCCCGAGGACATGACGATGGCTCGTCCAGCATATGCCGTCAACGAAACAAGCCCAGGCTCAGATTGTGTTGGAGGAACAGCAGCAGCCATGGCGGCTATTGCAATTGCTTTCAAAGACTATG ATGCAAACTATTCGGCGATAGTACTGGAGGAAGCTAAGTCGTTGTTTAGGTTTGCCGATACGTATCGTGGCATTTATTCAGATAGCGTTCCTGAAGCTGCAGTCTACCA GTCAAACGGCTACGTGGATGAGTTGGTGTTTGCCTCCTTGTGGATATATCGTGCTACTGAAGAACAACAGTACTTGGACTATGCACTCAATATGTACAGTGACTTAACAAATGGCCGCCCGTATGCTTATAGTTGGGACAACAAAATAGCTGGAATCAGG TTACTTCTGTGGAAGTTTGTTAAACACGAACATTCCCATCGAATGACAGAAGCATTCGTCGACAATTGGATGCCTGATAAACGACTTCCGTATACGCCACTTGGGATGGTATTCCGAGATACCTGGGGGCCTTTGAGATATTCAG CTGCAACAGCCTTCATCGCCTTGCTAGCTGCAGACTACGGCATAAAACCTGATATTTATAGACCGTGGGCTATAGATCAAATGGGATATATATTGGGCGACACGGGTAGAAGTTTTGTTTGTGGATATGGAGTTAACCCACCACAGAATCCTCACCATAGAGGAag TTCCTGTATGCCTGCTCCAGCGAGATGTGGATGGGGTCAAAGGGGGCACAATTCTCCAAACCCGAATCCTAATATATTATACGGTGCACTAGTTGGTGGCCCTGACCAGTCCGATGTATTCAAGGATGATCGCAAAGACTATGCGCAGAGCGAAGTGGCTCTAGATTTCAACGCAGGCTTTCAATCTGCTCTTGCAg CTTTGAAGCATCTTCAACTGGAGGGACTGTATCCGGTTGATTGA
- the LOC144448098 gene encoding tripartite motif-containing protein 2-like, whose amino-acid sequence MATAKTLVLDGSDDNFLLCTICCESYKNAKCLPCLHNFCEPCLDKLVTENCITCPICRRSFPVPHDGVAAIDSNVFVNELVDLNKKVVGRPTERGNCEACEQERPVVYCVECEVAICHNCVKAHKLFKGFTNESHNLMSMDEYNVAKFDDPMSVRPRMYCKRHRNYEVEFYCKTCDAVACLRCTLLGHPSPRHECKVVKYAAIEYVDYIDSMLDRLKLKVTEAKESTLALEEVSDSLDKCYQKEQKRIKEHVDVTIDQVTRMIQENGGKLLRELRDEYNTKKTTLNGQLKELDCSDSDLSHTIGYVENLVRYAAPAEMMLTKKGVSAQMEELLKLQTRTDPIENDYMEFQPCDDFCKEKNLGVVITTGKVTTSPDYVRVGEDIVVTIETGTSQNKMAAGSLQVDSVMKTPDNITENVEVNDNKDGTLTVKTCTEVEGEHELSISVRNKPVKGSPVTVNVIPTKRLLRQFGDSGAGQLTNPCGVTACLHKKVLVTERYGNGNTFCKLQLYNCDGKHFDIFHFDRFQYPVKAYDSAILPDGTMFITDSGNSQVITCDRNGKFIRCFGQGYLQCPVGIGINPINGLVYVADFSAECMQIYNQAGAYVNSFKSCESDCLVSPEFLDFDNKGNVYVSDQDHNKIQVFDASGHFLYSFGSCGNGKDHLKSPMGVCLDKHGYVYVADNGNCRILKFESNGTFVGRVDSGGLSNPLGICIMDDDPFGKVIVADNGHSCIKMFAQ is encoded by the coding sequence atGGCGACTGCGAAAACACTCGTTTTGGACGGGTCCGACGACAATTTCTTACTCTGTACAATATGTTGTGAGAGTTACAAGAATGCTAAATGTCTGCCATGTCTACATAACTTTTGTGAGCCCTGCCTGGATAAGCTGGTGACTGAAAATTGTATAACTTGTCCAATTTGTCGTCGATCGTTTCCAGTGCCACATGATGGCGTGGCAGCCATTGATAGCAACGTCTTCGTGAACGAGTTAGTCGATCTGAATAAGAAGGTTGTCGGTCGTCCTACAGAGAGAGGTAACTGTGAAGCATGCGAACAAGAACGTCCTGTAGTCTATTGCGTTGAATGTGAAGTTGCGATTTGCCACAACTGTGTGAAAGCACATAAACTTTTCAAAGGTTTTACAAATGAGTCGCATAATCTTATGAGCATGGATgaatacaatgttgcaaagttCGATGACCCCATGTCTGTACGCCCACGGATGTACTGTAAACGACACCGGAACTACGAGGTCGAATTCTACTGCAAGACGTGTGATGCTGTGGCCTGCCTGAGATGTACTTTGTTGGGTCATCCAAGCCCAAGACATGAATGCAAGGTTGTGAAATATGCAGCAATTGAATACGTGGATTACATTGATAGCATGCTCGACAGACTGAAATTGAAGGTAACAGAAGCAAAGGAGAGTACATTGGCACTAGAAGAAGTGTCAGATTCACTTGATAAGTGTTATCAGAAGGAACAGAAGAGAATTAAAGAACATGTTGATGTAACAATTGACCAAGTAACTCGAATGATACAAGAAAATGGTGGAAAGTTACTGCGAGAGTTGAGAGATGAATATAATACAAAGAAAACTACTTTGAATGGTCAATTGAAAGAGCTTGATTGCAGTGACAGTGACCTTTCACACACAATTGGGTATGTTGAGAATTTGGTGCGTTATGCTGCACCTGCTGAAATGATGCTTACAAAGAAAGGAGTGTCTGCTCAGATGGAAGAACTTCTGAAATTACAGACAAGGACAGATCCCATAGAGAATGACTACATGGAGTTCCAACCATGTGATGACTTCTGTAAAGAAAAGAATCTAGGAGTGGTGATTACAACAGGCAAAGTGACTACTTCCCCAGACTATGTTAGAGTCGGTGAGGATATCGTCGTTACAATAGAAACTGGGACaagtcaaaacaaaatggctgctgggAGTCTGCAGGTGGATTCTGTAATGAAAACACCAGATAATATCACAGAGAATGTTGAAGTAAATGATAACAAAGATGGAACATTGACTGTAAAAACATGTACTGAGGTGGAAGGTGAACATGAACTCTCAATATCAGTACGTAACAAACCAGTGAAGGGCTCTCCAGTTACAGTTAATGTCATTCCAACGAAAAGACTGCTGCGTCAGTTTGGGGATTCAGGGGCTGGTCAGCTGACTAATCCATGTGGGGTTACAGCATGTCTACATAAGAAAGTTCTAGTTACTGAACGCTATGGTAAtggtaatacattttgtaagttaCAATTATACAATTGTGATggaaaacattttgatatttttcactTTGATAGATTTCAATATCCTGTAAAAGCCTATGACTCTGCCATATTACCTGATGGCACTATGTTTATTACAGACTCTGGCAATAGTCAGGTAATCACTTGTGATAGAAATGGCAAATTCATTAGATGCTTTGGTCAGGGATACTTACAGTGTCCTGTCGGCATAGGAATTAATCCTATCAATGGCTTGGTTTATGTTGCAGATTTCAGTGCAGAGTGTATGCAAATCTATAACCAAGCTGGTGCCTATGTGAATTCCTTCAAATCTTGTGAGAGTGATTGTTTAGTTTCTCCAGAATTTCTAGATTTTGATAACAAAGGCAATGTCTATGTATCTGATCAAGATCATAACAAAATACAAGTGTTTGATGCCAGTGGTCACTTCCTATATTCATTTGGATCTTGCGGTAATGGGAAGGATCACTTGAAATCCCCAATGGGGGTGTGTCTTGACAAGCATGGCTATGTTTATGTAGCTGATAATGGCAATTGCAGGATCTTGAAGTTTGAATCAAATGGTACCTTTGTTGGTCGTGTTGATAGTGGTGGCCTCAGCAATCCACTAGGGATCTGCATCATGGATGATGACCCATTTGGAAAGGTCATTGTAGCTGATAATGGCCATAGTTGCATCAAAATGTTTGCACAATAA